Proteins from a single region of Aquirhabdus parva:
- the rpsQ gene encoding 30S ribosomal protein S17 translates to MTELVAEQAVTTNTRTVTGKVVSDKMDKSITVLIERRIKHPVYGKMIRRSTKLHAHDESNVCKTGDVVTIKECRPLSKTKAWTLVEVVETAGQN, encoded by the coding sequence ATGACTGAACTTGTAGCTGAACAAGCAGTAACAACGAATACCCGCACTGTAACCGGTAAAGTCGTGAGCGACAAAATGGATAAATCCATTACTGTCCTGATTGAACGTCGTATCAAACATCCAGTTTATGGAAAAATGATTCGTCGCTCAACCAAGCTTCATGCGCACGACGAAAGCAACGTCTGTAAGACAGGCGATGTTGTCACGATCAAAGAATGTCGTCCACTATCCAAAACTAAGGCTTGGACATTGGTCGAAGTTGTTGAGACCGCAGGACAGAATTAA
- the rpsH gene encoding 30S ribosomal protein S8 — translation MSMQDTVADMLTRVRNAQMAKKPSVAMPGSKLKKAIADLLVAEGYVSEANLEAQDGGKSTLTIGLKYYEGKPVIELVKRVSRPGLRQYAGKSDLPRVKQGLGIAIVSTNQGIMTDRAARVAGVGGEVIAIVA, via the coding sequence ATGAGTATGCAAGATACCGTCGCCGACATGCTGACGCGTGTTCGTAACGCCCAGATGGCAAAGAAGCCCAGTGTTGCTATGCCTGGTTCTAAGCTGAAAAAAGCGATTGCTGATTTATTGGTCGCTGAAGGCTATGTCTCAGAGGCAAATCTGGAAGCGCAAGATGGTGGTAAAAGTACACTAACGATCGGCCTAAAATATTATGAAGGTAAACCAGTCATTGAACTGGTTAAACGCGTTAGCCGTCCTGGTCTCCGCCAGTATGCAGGTAAATCAGATTTACCTCGCGTAAAACAAGGCCTTGGCATTGCCATCGTTTCTACTAATCAAGGCATCATGACTGATCGCGCCGCACGTGTTGCTGGTGTGGGCGGTGAAGTGATAGCCATCGTCGCGTAA
- the rplP gene encoding 50S ribosomal protein L16 — MLQPKRTKFRKMHKGRNTGLAHRGSSVSFGTIALKSIARGRITARQIEAARRTISRRVKRGGKIWIRVFPDKPITQKPLEVRMGKGKGSVEYWVAEIKPGKVLYEIEGVSEELAREAFKLAAAKLPFKTTVVTRTIM, encoded by the coding sequence ATGTTGCAACCAAAGCGTACCAAATTCCGTAAGATGCACAAAGGCCGTAATACTGGTCTTGCGCATCGCGGAAGCTCGGTGTCATTTGGTACTATTGCGCTGAAATCTATTGCACGTGGCCGTATTACTGCCCGTCAGATCGAAGCAGCACGTCGTACCATTAGCCGTCGCGTTAAGCGCGGTGGAAAAATCTGGATCCGTGTATTTCCAGACAAGCCGATTACTCAAAAGCCACTCGAAGTTCGTATGGGTAAGGGTAAGGGAAGTGTGGAATACTGGGTAGCAGAAATTAAACCTGGTAAGGTTCTTTACGAAATTGAAGGTGTGTCCGAAGAGCTGGCGCGTGAAGCGTTTAAGCTAGCAGCTGCAAAGTTGCCGTTTAAGACCACCGTCGTAACTCGGACGATCATGTAA
- the rplO gene encoding 50S ribosomal protein L15, translating into MTLKLNELSPAEGSTKPRRRLGRGIGSGLGKTGGRGVKGQSSRTGSSLRAGFEGGQMPLYRRLPKFGFTSLKGLKVAEVRLSELNKVEGDIVTLETLKAANLVRNDKIRVKIMLSGEVTRAFTVGKGVTLTKGALAAITAAGGKVEESTETTGA; encoded by the coding sequence ATGACTCTTAAATTAAATGAACTATCACCAGCTGAAGGTTCGACAAAACCACGTCGTCGCCTTGGCCGTGGTATCGGTTCTGGCCTCGGTAAGACCGGTGGTCGTGGTGTGAAAGGTCAAAGTTCACGTACAGGCTCAAGCTTACGTGCCGGTTTTGAAGGCGGTCAAATGCCTTTATACCGTCGTTTGCCTAAGTTTGGTTTTACTAGCTTAAAAGGCTTGAAAGTTGCTGAAGTGCGTCTTTCTGAGCTGAATAAAGTTGAAGGTGACATTGTTACCCTCGAAACTTTGAAAGCTGCAAACCTTGTCCGTAACGACAAAATTCGCGTAAAGATCATGTTATCTGGCGAAGTGACCCGTGCTTTTACCGTTGGTAAAGGCGTGACTTTGACTAAGGGCGCATTGGCAGCAATTACTGCTGCTGGTGGCAAAGTTGAAGAATCTACCGAAACTACAGGAGCATAA
- the rplB gene encoding 50S ribosomal protein L2 produces MAIVKCKPTSPGRRFVEKVVHSHLHKGRPYAPLTENKQKTGGRNSAGRITTRHIGGGHKQLYRLIDFKRTKDGIPAVVEHIEYDPNRTAHIALLKYADGERRYIIAPKGLNAGDSVQSGDDAPIRPGNCLPLRNMPLGSTMHCLELKIGKGAQIARSAGTSVQLLGRDGSYAIVRLRSGETRKIHIECRAVLGEVSNSENNLRSLGKAGASRWRGIRPTVRGMAMNPVDHPHGGGEGRNKGMQPVSPWGQKAKGYKTRSNKRTTKMIVRDRRVK; encoded by the coding sequence ATGGCTATTGTAAAATGTAAACCGACTTCCCCAGGACGTCGCTTTGTTGAGAAGGTTGTACATTCTCATCTGCATAAAGGTCGTCCTTACGCACCTTTGACAGAAAACAAGCAGAAAACTGGTGGTCGTAATAGTGCTGGTCGTATCACTACCCGTCATATCGGTGGTGGACACAAGCAACTTTATCGTTTGATCGATTTCAAACGTACTAAAGACGGTATTCCAGCTGTTGTTGAACATATTGAATACGATCCAAACCGTACGGCTCATATCGCATTGCTAAAGTATGCTGATGGTGAACGTCGCTATATCATTGCTCCTAAAGGTCTGAATGCTGGTGACAGTGTGCAGTCTGGTGATGATGCGCCGATTCGTCCAGGTAACTGCTTGCCACTGCGTAATATGCCACTCGGTTCGACCATGCATTGCCTTGAACTGAAAATCGGTAAAGGTGCTCAAATTGCGCGTTCAGCAGGTACTTCTGTACAGTTGCTGGGTCGTGATGGTAGCTATGCAATCGTGCGTTTACGTTCAGGTGAAACTCGTAAGATTCACATTGAATGTCGTGCAGTGTTAGGTGAAGTTTCTAATAGTGAAAACAACCTGCGCTCACTGGGTAAAGCTGGTGCTAGTCGCTGGCGTGGTATTCGTCCAACCGTTCGCGGTATGGCGATGAACCCGGTAGACCATCCGCACGGTGGTGGTGAAGGTCGCAACAAAGGTATGCAGCCAGTAAGTCCTTGGGGCCAAAAAGCCAAAGGTTACAAAACTCGCAGCAATAAACGTACGACCAAAATGATCGTTCGCGATCGTCGCGTCAAGTAA
- the rplV gene encoding 50S ribosomal protein L22, with translation MTEVTAILRGAAISAQKVRLVADLVRGKPVGRALDILTYSNKKAAVLVKKALQSAIANAEHNNSMDVDALKVATIYVDEGVTLKRISPRAKGRADRISKRTCHITVKVGV, from the coding sequence ATGACGGAAGTAACTGCCATATTGCGCGGTGCAGCCATCTCGGCACAGAAAGTTCGCTTGGTCGCAGACCTCGTGCGCGGAAAGCCGGTTGGACGTGCTCTAGATATTCTGACTTACAGCAACAAAAAAGCTGCTGTATTAGTTAAAAAAGCTTTGCAATCGGCTATTGCCAATGCAGAGCACAACAATAGTATGGATGTGGATGCTCTTAAAGTCGCCACGATCTATGTTGATGAAGGTGTTACGTTGAAACGTATCTCTCCACGTGCGAAAGGCCGTGCAGATCGTATCAGTAAACGTACATGCCACATCACTGTCAAGGTAGGGGTTTGA
- the rpsN gene encoding 30S ribosomal protein S14 produces the protein MAKQSMINREHKRTKLVAKYKTKRDALKAVISDVNATDEARYEAVTKLQALPRDSSPVRQRNRCGLTGRPHGYFRKFGLARNKLREMVMQGDVPGVVKASW, from the coding sequence ATGGCTAAGCAAAGTATGATTAATCGTGAGCATAAGCGCACGAAATTAGTTGCAAAGTACAAAACTAAGCGTGATGCATTAAAAGCTGTGATTAGTGATGTGAATGCAACTGATGAAGCGCGTTATGAAGCTGTAACTAAGTTACAAGCTTTGCCACGTGATTCTTCACCAGTACGTCAACGTAACCGTTGCGGACTAACTGGTCGTCCACATGGCTATTTCCGTAAGTTCGGGCTTGCTCGTAACAAATTGCGTGAAATGGTTATGCAAGGCGATGTACCAGGTGTTGTAAAAGCTAGCTGGTAA
- the rplR gene encoding 50S ribosomal protein L18 has translation MNDKKQSRLRRAKSTRLHIRANGATRLCVNRTPRHIYAQIISSDGGKVLAQASTLDAELRSGATGNIDAASKVGNLIAERAKAAGVTKVAFDRSGFKYHGRIKALADAARSGGLEF, from the coding sequence ATGAACGACAAGAAACAATCGCGTTTGCGTCGTGCCAAGAGCACTCGCTTACACATTCGTGCCAACGGTGCGACTCGTCTGTGCGTAAACCGCACACCGCGTCATATCTATGCGCAAATTATTTCATCAGACGGTGGCAAGGTATTGGCGCAAGCTTCTACCCTTGATGCTGAGTTGCGTTCAGGCGCAACTGGTAACATCGATGCAGCAAGCAAAGTAGGCAACCTGATTGCTGAACGCGCTAAAGCAGCTGGTGTAACTAAAGTAGCATTTGACCGTTCTGGTTTTAAATATCATGGCCGCATCAAAGCGTTAGCTGATGCTGCACGTAGCGGCGGGTTGGAGTTCTAA
- the rpmJ gene encoding 50S ribosomal protein L36 produces MKVRASVKVMCGSCKVVRRNGVVRVICSAEPRHKQRQG; encoded by the coding sequence ATGAAAGTTCGTGCTTCAGTAAAAGTAATGTGCGGTAGCTGTAAAGTTGTCCGTCGCAATGGAGTGGTTCGCGTGATTTGTAGCGCTGAGCCGCGTCACAAACAGCGCCAAGGTTAA
- the secY gene encoding preprotein translocase subunit SecY: MKDPVARQGYRELMQRIMFLLGALVVFRLGAHVPVPGINPDRLAQLFEQNKNTILSMFNMFSGGALERMSILALGIMPYISASIIVQLMTTVVPSLEALKKEGESGRRKISQYTRYGTLGLGLVQAIAMCAGLISQHITLSTGLSFYIPAVTSLVAGTMFMMWLGEQITERGVGNGISMLIFAGIVAGLPSHIAQAFEGVRQGQSSLITLLIVAVLALVVVAAVVYMERAQRRIPVNYAQRQQGRQVFAAQQTHLPLKINMAGVIPAIFASSLLLFPASLGQWVGNAPNPNMFQRFLQDFALVLSPGQPLYLVLFAGLIIFFCYFYTALVFSPKEVSENLKRSGAYVPGIRPGDQTTRYLDHILNRLTFIGAIYITVICLLPMLLQSAFNIPFNLGGTSLLIVVVVVMDFMAQVQAHMTSQQYQNQSLMKGSGRK, translated from the coding sequence ATGAAAGATCCAGTAGCCCGTCAGGGCTACCGTGAACTGATGCAGCGTATTATGTTTTTGCTCGGCGCGTTGGTCGTGTTTCGACTTGGCGCGCATGTTCCAGTGCCTGGAATCAATCCGGATCGTTTGGCGCAATTGTTTGAACAAAACAAAAACACCATTTTAAGCATGTTTAACATGTTTTCTGGTGGTGCGCTTGAGCGGATGTCGATTCTAGCATTGGGCATCATGCCGTACATTTCAGCTTCGATTATTGTGCAGTTGATGACGACAGTTGTTCCGTCATTAGAAGCATTAAAGAAAGAAGGTGAGTCAGGTCGGCGCAAGATTAGCCAATACACTCGCTATGGCACACTCGGCTTAGGCTTGGTGCAGGCGATTGCGATGTGTGCGGGTTTGATCAGCCAACATATCACACTCAGTACTGGTTTAAGTTTTTATATTCCTGCAGTCACTTCGTTGGTTGCCGGGACAATGTTTATGATGTGGTTGGGCGAACAAATTACTGAACGTGGTGTGGGTAATGGTATTTCCATGCTCATTTTCGCAGGTATTGTCGCGGGTTTACCAAGTCATATTGCTCAAGCGTTTGAAGGTGTGCGTCAGGGTCAAAGTAGTTTGATTACTTTACTCATCGTCGCTGTTCTTGCTTTAGTGGTTGTTGCTGCAGTGGTTTATATGGAACGTGCCCAGCGCCGTATCCCAGTTAACTATGCACAGCGTCAACAGGGTCGACAGGTATTTGCTGCACAGCAAACCCACTTGCCACTCAAAATTAATATGGCAGGTGTGATCCCAGCGATTTTTGCCAGTTCATTACTCCTGTTTCCCGCGAGTCTGGGGCAGTGGGTGGGTAATGCGCCTAATCCAAATATGTTTCAGCGTTTCTTGCAAGACTTTGCGTTGGTGCTTTCACCGGGTCAACCGCTATACCTTGTACTTTTCGCTGGTTTAATTATTTTCTTCTGTTATTTCTATACGGCTTTGGTTTTTAGCCCAAAAGAAGTATCAGAAAATCTGAAGCGGAGTGGGGCGTACGTTCCTGGGATTCGTCCTGGTGATCAAACCACACGTTATTTAGATCATATATTAAATCGATTGACGTTTATTGGTGCGATTTATATCACGGTCATTTGTTTGCTGCCTATGCTTTTGCAATCAGCTTTCAATATTCCATTCAATCTCGGTGGAACATCGCTGTTGATTGTTGTGGTTGTCGTCATGGATTTTATGGCGCAAGTGCAAGCACATATGACTTCGCAGCAGTATCAAAATCAGTCGTTAATGAAAGGAAGTGGTCGTAAGTAA
- the rplE gene encoding 50S ribosomal protein L5, with amino-acid sequence MARLKTLYNDELKAKIQADLNLDNVMQIPRITKITLNMGVGGASQDKKLLDGALADMVQIAGQKPVVTLARNSIAGFKIREGWPIGCKVTLRGERMYEFLDRLVAVAIPRIRDFRGFSPKSFDGRGNYSLGLKEQIVFPEIEFDKIDRIRGMDITITTTARTDDEGRALLRAFGFPFR; translated from the coding sequence ATGGCCAGACTTAAAACGCTTTATAATGACGAACTCAAAGCGAAAATCCAGGCGGATTTGAATCTTGATAATGTCATGCAAATTCCTCGTATTACCAAAATTACCTTGAACATGGGTGTTGGTGGTGCGTCACAGGATAAAAAACTGCTAGACGGTGCGCTTGCTGATATGGTGCAAATTGCAGGTCAAAAACCTGTAGTAACCCTCGCGCGTAACTCGATTGCAGGCTTCAAGATTCGTGAAGGCTGGCCAATTGGTTGCAAAGTAACTTTGCGTGGCGAGCGTATGTATGAGTTTTTGGATCGCTTGGTTGCGGTTGCAATTCCTCGTATTCGTGACTTCCGCGGTTTTTCACCAAAATCATTTGATGGTCGTGGAAACTACTCATTGGGTCTCAAGGAACAAATCGTATTCCCTGAAATCGAGTTTGATAAAATTGATCGGATTCGTGGTATGGATATTACCATCACGACGACCGCTCGTACCGATGACGAAGGTCGTGCTCTGTTACGCGCCTTTGGCTTCCCTTTCCGTTAA
- the rplN gene encoding 50S ribosomal protein L14: MIQTESMLDVADNSGARRVMCIKVLGGSHRRYASVGDIIKVTVKEAIPRGRVKKGDVMNAVVVRTKFGIRRPDGSSIRFDDNAAVLLNNNKAPIATRIFGPVTRELRTEQFMKIISLAPEVL, encoded by the coding sequence ATGATTCAGACCGAAAGTATGCTCGACGTGGCAGACAATAGCGGTGCGCGCCGTGTCATGTGCATTAAAGTGCTGGGCGGCTCACATCGTCGTTACGCGTCGGTGGGTGACATTATTAAAGTTACCGTAAAAGAAGCGATTCCTCGTGGTCGCGTCAAAAAAGGTGACGTGATGAACGCTGTTGTCGTTCGCACCAAGTTCGGTATTCGCCGTCCTGATGGATCTTCGATCCGTTTTGATGACAATGCAGCCGTCTTGTTGAATAACAACAAAGCGCCAATCGCAACACGTATTTTTGGACCAGTGACTCGTGAATTGCGTACTGAGCAGTTTATGAAAATCATTTCCCTGGCTCCCGAAGTTCTTTAA
- the rplX gene encoding 50S ribosomal protein L24 has translation MAKIKKGDQVILIAGKDKGKQGVVLSVSEDRVKVEGLNIVKKHKKGNQAAGTEGAIVAQEAALHISNVALFNAATQKADRVGYRIDEAGVKTRFFKSNGESVATAK, from the coding sequence ATGGCTAAGATTAAAAAAGGCGATCAAGTAATTCTGATTGCAGGTAAAGATAAAGGCAAGCAGGGCGTTGTTCTGTCTGTCTCTGAAGACCGTGTGAAAGTCGAAGGACTTAACATTGTTAAGAAGCACAAAAAAGGTAACCAAGCTGCAGGCACCGAAGGTGCTATTGTTGCTCAGGAAGCTGCGCTTCATATTTCCAACGTGGCATTGTTTAATGCTGCGACTCAAAAGGCTGATCGTGTTGGTTATCGTATTGATGAAGCTGGTGTTAAAACCCGTTTCTTTAAATCAAACGGTGAATCAGTGGCGACAGCGAAGTAA
- the rpsD gene encoding 30S ribosomal protein S4, whose product MARYIGPKCKLSRREGTDLQLKSGVKPFDVKTKKSEKPPGQHGQSRAKQSDYSLQLREKQKVRRIYGVLERQFSNYYKEAARSKGATGENLLQLLESRLDNVVYRMGFGSTRAEARQLVSHRSVTLKRAGKEDAIRVNIASIQVQPGDVIAIHEGAKSQLRIKSAIELGTQRGIPSWIDVDHSKMEGTFKAKPDRSDLPAEINESLIVELYSK is encoded by the coding sequence ATGGCTCGTTATATTGGTCCAAAATGCAAACTCTCGCGTCGCGAAGGGACAGATTTGCAGTTGAAATCAGGCGTCAAACCTTTTGATGTCAAAACAAAGAAATCAGAGAAGCCACCTGGTCAGCATGGTCAAAGCCGTGCGAAACAGTCTGACTACTCATTGCAATTGCGTGAAAAGCAAAAAGTTCGTCGTATCTACGGTGTACTTGAACGCCAGTTCAGCAACTACTATAAAGAAGCAGCGCGTTCAAAAGGCGCAACTGGTGAAAACCTGCTGCAACTTCTTGAAAGTCGTTTGGACAATGTCGTTTATCGCATGGGCTTTGGTTCAACACGTGCAGAAGCACGTCAGTTGGTTAGCCATCGCAGCGTAACTCTGAAACGTGCAGGCAAAGAAGACGCGATTCGCGTTAACATTGCTTCGATTCAAGTTCAACCAGGCGACGTAATTGCTATTCACGAAGGTGCAAAATCTCAACTCCGTATTAAAAGTGCGATTGAGCTAGGTACACAACGTGGTATTCCAAGTTGGATTGATGTTGATCACAGCAAAATGGAAGGAACATTTAAGGCTAAGCCTGACCGTTCTGACTTGCCAGCTGAAATCAACGAAAGCTTGATCGTCGAATTGTATTCGAAATAA
- the rplW gene encoding 50S ribosomal protein L23, producing the protein MNNERLYQVLLGPVYSEKAQNLGEQGVQVFKVAPTATKLEIKKAIELLFQVEVEKVNTLNTKGKSKRFGKTIGRRSDTKKAYVTLKAGQDVQLADLGESAETAAE; encoded by the coding sequence ATGAACAACGAACGTTTATATCAAGTCCTGCTCGGACCAGTTTATTCTGAAAAAGCGCAGAACTTAGGCGAGCAAGGTGTGCAGGTGTTTAAAGTTGCACCGACTGCCACTAAGCTTGAAATCAAAAAAGCGATTGAGCTCTTGTTTCAAGTCGAAGTTGAAAAGGTAAATACCTTGAATACTAAAGGCAAAAGCAAGCGCTTTGGTAAAACCATTGGTCGTCGTTCAGACACCAAAAAAGCTTACGTCACCCTGAAAGCTGGTCAAGATGTTCAATTGGCTGACTTGGGCGAATCCGCCGAAACTGCAGCGGAATAA
- the rplF gene encoding 50S ribosomal protein L6, with protein sequence MSRVAKAPVTLPKGVEVTLQGQTVSVKGSKGTLTHNLHSLVELNIEEGVLKVSPREDTQAGWMQTGTARSVLNNLVQGVNAGFERKLQLIGVGYKAQAKGSVLNMALGFSHPIDFQLPEGVTAETPTPTEIVLKSIDKHILGQAAANIRAFRPPEPYKGKGVRYSDEVIIRKEAKKK encoded by the coding sequence ATGTCTCGTGTGGCCAAAGCCCCAGTGACTCTGCCGAAAGGTGTTGAGGTCACTTTGCAAGGACAAACTGTTTCAGTAAAAGGCAGCAAAGGTACGCTGACTCATAACCTGCATAGTTTGGTTGAATTAAATATTGAAGAAGGTGTGCTGAAAGTTTCTCCACGTGAAGATACTCAAGCAGGCTGGATGCAAACAGGTACTGCGCGTTCTGTCTTGAACAACTTGGTTCAAGGTGTAAATGCTGGTTTCGAGCGTAAACTGCAACTGATTGGCGTGGGTTATAAAGCCCAAGCTAAAGGTTCGGTATTGAACATGGCGCTTGGATTTTCACATCCAATCGACTTTCAATTGCCTGAAGGTGTGACCGCTGAAACGCCAACGCCAACTGAAATCGTGTTGAAATCTATTGATAAACACATTTTAGGTCAAGCGGCAGCGAATATTCGCGCGTTCCGTCCACCAGAGCCTTATAAAGGTAAAGGCGTACGCTACTCGGATGAAGTTATCATTCGTAAAGAAGCTAAGAAGAAGTAA
- the rpmD gene encoding 50S ribosomal protein L30, whose amino-acid sequence MTTPKTIKVTQYKSSAHRLKNHKLSLKGLGLRRINHTVEVLDTPSNRGMINQVYYMVRVED is encoded by the coding sequence ATGACTACACCAAAAACCATTAAGGTTACCCAATACAAATCAAGCGCACATCGCTTGAAAAACCATAAACTTTCATTGAAAGGTCTTGGTTTACGTCGCATTAATCATACTGTCGAAGTGTTAGATACACCGTCGAACCGTGGCATGATTAATCAAGTTTACTATATGGTTCGCGTCGAGGATTAA
- the rpsK gene encoding 30S ribosomal protein S11 has protein sequence MAKDTRARKKVTRTVSEGIAHIHASFNNTIVTITDRQGNALAWATSGGQGFRGSRKSTPFAAQVAAEVAGKAASEYGLKNLDVLVKGPGPGRESAVRALGAAGYKINSITDVTPIPHNGCRPSKKRRV, from the coding sequence ATGGCTAAAGATACTCGCGCCCGCAAGAAGGTCACCCGGACCGTCTCTGAGGGGATCGCACACATACACGCATCTTTTAATAACACCATTGTGACCATTACCGATCGTCAAGGTAATGCACTGGCCTGGGCCACCTCCGGTGGACAGGGCTTCCGTGGCTCGCGTAAATCTACTCCGTTCGCTGCGCAGGTTGCAGCTGAAGTCGCTGGTAAAGCAGCTTCGGAGTACGGTTTAAAAAATCTGGATGTTCTGGTTAAAGGACCAGGTCCAGGTCGTGAGTCTGCGGTACGTGCTTTGGGCGCAGCGGGTTATAAGATCAATAGCATCACAGATGTGACGCCAATCCCTCACAATGGCTGCCGCCCGTCTAAGAAACGTCGCGTTTAA
- the rpsE gene encoding 30S ribosomal protein S5 has protein sequence MAREKVEQQNDGFTEKLVAVDRVAKVVKGGRIFSFTALTVIGDGNGRVGFGRGKAREVPAAIAKALEAARRNMISVDLNGSTLQHPINSTHGASRIYMQPASEGTGVIAGGAMRAVLEVAGVQNVLAKCYGSTNATNVVYATFKGLKSMTSPEKVAAKRGLTVEAIRG, from the coding sequence ATGGCACGTGAAAAAGTTGAACAACAAAACGACGGCTTTACTGAGAAACTGGTTGCAGTAGATCGTGTAGCAAAAGTCGTAAAAGGTGGTCGTATTTTCTCTTTCACAGCGTTGACTGTGATTGGTGATGGCAATGGTCGTGTTGGCTTTGGTCGCGGTAAAGCACGTGAAGTGCCAGCTGCAATCGCTAAAGCGCTTGAAGCTGCTCGTCGTAACATGATCTCTGTAGATCTGAACGGCTCAACACTTCAACACCCGATCAATTCTACACACGGTGCCTCACGTATTTACATGCAGCCTGCTTCTGAAGGTACTGGTGTAATCGCGGGTGGTGCAATGCGTGCGGTGCTTGAAGTTGCTGGCGTGCAAAACGTTCTGGCGAAGTGCTATGGTTCTACTAATGCCACTAACGTTGTTTACGCAACGTTTAAAGGCCTGAAGAGCATGACTTCTCCTGAGAAAGTAGCAGCTAAGCGCGGCCTAACTGTCGAAGCTATTCGAGGATAA
- the rpsS gene encoding 30S ribosomal protein S19, which translates to MPRSLKKGPFVDAHLLAKVEAAVASNTRKPIKTWSRRSMILPDMVGLTLSVHNGRNHVPVIVSEQMVGHKLGEFAPTRTYRGHGVDKKSKR; encoded by the coding sequence ATGCCTCGTTCCCTGAAAAAAGGCCCGTTCGTCGATGCACATTTGCTCGCCAAAGTCGAAGCGGCTGTGGCAAGCAATACGCGCAAACCGATCAAGACTTGGTCGCGTCGTTCGATGATCCTGCCCGATATGGTCGGACTGACTCTGTCAGTTCACAATGGTCGCAACCACGTGCCGGTAATTGTTTCCGAGCAAATGGTTGGACACAAACTCGGCGAATTCGCGCCAACCCGTACCTATCGTGGTCACGGTGTTGACAAGAAATCCAAACGGTAA
- the rpsM gene encoding 30S ribosomal protein S13 has translation MARIAGVNIPDNKHAVISLTYVFGIGRHTAAKILAATGIAPTTKIRELSDVQLDAIRAEVGNISTEGDLRREISMNIKRLMDLGCYRGLRHRRGLPVRGQRTKTNARTRKGPRKPIKK, from the coding sequence ATGGCACGTATTGCCGGTGTCAATATTCCGGATAACAAGCATGCTGTCATTTCGTTGACTTATGTTTTTGGTATCGGTCGTCACACAGCAGCTAAGATTTTAGCAGCTACTGGGATTGCACCAACCACCAAAATTCGTGAGTTATCGGATGTACAGTTAGATGCAATTCGCGCAGAAGTTGGTAATATTTCAACTGAAGGTGATTTGCGCCGCGAAATATCCATGAATATTAAACGTTTGATGGACTTGGGCTGCTACCGTGGTCTGCGTCATCGTCGTGGTTTACCAGTTCGTGGTCAACGCACCAAGACTAATGCTCGTACTCGTAAGGGTCCGCGTAAACCAATCAAGAAATAA
- the rpmC gene encoding 50S ribosomal protein L29: MSIKDLREKSVDELKVVLDETQLSQFRLRMAKATGQLGKSHEVQVARKTIARIKTLLTEKLAAEKGNG, encoded by the coding sequence ATGAGCATCAAAGATCTACGTGAAAAATCAGTAGACGAATTGAAAGTTGTACTCGATGAGACACAACTAAGCCAATTCCGTTTACGTATGGCTAAAGCGACTGGTCAGTTGGGCAAATCGCACGAAGTGCAAGTTGCTCGTAAGACTATCGCTCGTATCAAGACGCTGTTGACTGAAAAGCTCGCAGCTGAGAAGGGGAACGGATAA